Proteins from a single region of Gossypium arboreum isolate Shixiya-1 chromosome 1, ASM2569848v2, whole genome shotgun sequence:
- the LOC108482138 gene encoding agamous-like MADS-box protein AGL19 isoform X1 gives MESTNVYYLVFLFLGMCLFPSSFTKRRKRLGSSLPTNLCPLLYIFSVFFFFFTNRASKGDSFRIKENMVRGKTQMKRIENAASRQVTFSKRRNGLLKKAFELSVLCDAEVALIIFSPRGKLYEFSSSSMSKTIERYEKREKDNIGINNKLAAVDQNTQNVKEDAQSMAKKIELLEISKQKLLGKGLEPCSLNELNQLETNLEQSLSRIRERKNLLFRQQIEKLKQEEKRLKEENAKLRQTCGMNPSPWSTSTEEETMEVETELFIGPPERRRIQNP, from the exons ATGGAATCAACAAATGTTTATTATCTGGTTTTTCTTTTTCTGGGAATGTGCCTCTTTCCTTCTAGTTTTACCAAAAGAAGAAAGAGATTAGGTTCTTCACTTCCAACAAACCTTTGTCCGCTACTTTATATATTttccgtttttttttttttttttacaaatagagCTTCCAAAGGAGATTCTTTTAG GATAAAAGAGAATATGGTGAGAGGGAAAACACAGATGAAGAGAATAGAAAATGCAGCAAGCAGGCAAGTGACGTTTTCAAAGAGAAGAAATGGATTACTCAAAAAGGCTTTTGAGTTATCAGTGCTTTGTGATGCTGAAGTTGCACTTATTATCTTCTCTCCCAGAGGGAAACTCTATGAGTTTTCTAGTTCTAG CATGAGCAAAACCATAGAGCGGTATGAGAAGAGAGAGAAGGATAATATTGGAATCAACAACAAATTAGCTGCAGTAGACCAAAATACGCAG AATGTGAAGGAAGATGCTCAAAGCATGGCAAAGAAGATTGAATTACTCGAAATTTCTAAACA AAAACTATTGGGAAAAGGATTGGAGCCATGTTCTCTTAACGAGCTAAATCAGTTGGAAACCAATTTGGAACAAAGCTTAAGcaggataagggaaagaaag AATCTCTTATTTCGCCAGCAGATTGAGAAGCTAAAGCAAGAG GAGAAACGTCTCAAGGAAGAAAATGCTAAACTGCGACAAACG TGTGGGATGAACCCATCACCATGGTCAACCAGCACAGAGGAGGAGACGATGGAGGTGGAGACAGAATTATTTATCGGACCACCGGAGAGAAGAAGGATCCAAAACCCTTAA
- the LOC108482138 gene encoding agamous-like MADS-box protein AGL19 isoform X3 codes for MQPTEMFRVFPGFYITRLATATISGHRAWRLSVKQYRIKENMVRGKTQMKRIENAASRQVTFSKRRNGLLKKAFELSVLCDAEVALIIFSPRGKLYEFSSSSMSKTIERYEKREKDNIGINNKLAAVDQNTQNVKEDAQSMAKKIELLEISKQKLLGKGLEPCSLNELNQLETNLEQSLSRIRERKNLLFRQQIEKLKQEEKRLKEENAKLRQTCGMNPSPWSTSTEEETMEVETELFIGPPERRRIQNP; via the exons ATGCAACCGACAGAAATGTTCCGTGTCTTTCCCGGTTTTTATATAACACGCTTGGCCACTGCTACTATCAGCGGACACCGGGCATGGAGGTTGTCGGTAAAACAATACAG GATAAAAGAGAATATGGTGAGAGGGAAAACACAGATGAAGAGAATAGAAAATGCAGCAAGCAGGCAAGTGACGTTTTCAAAGAGAAGAAATGGATTACTCAAAAAGGCTTTTGAGTTATCAGTGCTTTGTGATGCTGAAGTTGCACTTATTATCTTCTCTCCCAGAGGGAAACTCTATGAGTTTTCTAGTTCTAG CATGAGCAAAACCATAGAGCGGTATGAGAAGAGAGAGAAGGATAATATTGGAATCAACAACAAATTAGCTGCAGTAGACCAAAATACGCAG AATGTGAAGGAAGATGCTCAAAGCATGGCAAAGAAGATTGAATTACTCGAAATTTCTAAACA AAAACTATTGGGAAAAGGATTGGAGCCATGTTCTCTTAACGAGCTAAATCAGTTGGAAACCAATTTGGAACAAAGCTTAAGcaggataagggaaagaaag AATCTCTTATTTCGCCAGCAGATTGAGAAGCTAAAGCAAGAG GAGAAACGTCTCAAGGAAGAAAATGCTAAACTGCGACAAACG TGTGGGATGAACCCATCACCATGGTCAACCAGCACAGAGGAGGAGACGATGGAGGTGGAGACAGAATTATTTATCGGACCACCGGAGAGAAGAAGGATCCAAAACCCTTAA
- the LOC108482138 gene encoding agamous-like MADS-box protein AGL19 isoform X4 — MVRGKTQMKRIENAASRQVTFSKRRNGLLKKAFELSVLCDAEVALIIFSPRGKLYEFSSSSMSKTIERYEKREKDNIGINNKLAAVDQNTQNVKEDAQSMAKKIELLEISKQKLLGKGLEPCSLNELNQLETNLEQSLSRIRERKNLLFRQQIEKLKQEEKRLKEENAKLRQTCGMNPSPWSTSTEEETMEVETELFIGPPERRRIQNP; from the exons ATGGTGAGAGGGAAAACACAGATGAAGAGAATAGAAAATGCAGCAAGCAGGCAAGTGACGTTTTCAAAGAGAAGAAATGGATTACTCAAAAAGGCTTTTGAGTTATCAGTGCTTTGTGATGCTGAAGTTGCACTTATTATCTTCTCTCCCAGAGGGAAACTCTATGAGTTTTCTAGTTCTAG CATGAGCAAAACCATAGAGCGGTATGAGAAGAGAGAGAAGGATAATATTGGAATCAACAACAAATTAGCTGCAGTAGACCAAAATACGCAG AATGTGAAGGAAGATGCTCAAAGCATGGCAAAGAAGATTGAATTACTCGAAATTTCTAAACA AAAACTATTGGGAAAAGGATTGGAGCCATGTTCTCTTAACGAGCTAAATCAGTTGGAAACCAATTTGGAACAAAGCTTAAGcaggataagggaaagaaag AATCTCTTATTTCGCCAGCAGATTGAGAAGCTAAAGCAAGAG GAGAAACGTCTCAAGGAAGAAAATGCTAAACTGCGACAAACG TGTGGGATGAACCCATCACCATGGTCAACCAGCACAGAGGAGGAGACGATGGAGGTGGAGACAGAATTATTTATCGGACCACCGGAGAGAAGAAGGATCCAAAACCCTTAA
- the LOC108482138 gene encoding agamous-like MADS-box protein AGL19 isoform X2 yields the protein MESTNVYYLVFLFLGMCLFPSSFTKRRKRLGSSLPTNLCPLLYIFSVFFFFFTNRASKGDSFRIKENMVRGKTQMKRIENAASRQVTFSKRRNGLLKKAFELSVLCDAEVALIIFSPRGKLYEFSSSSMSKTIERYEKREKDNIGINNKLAAVDQNTQNVKEDAQSMAKKIELLEISKQKLLGKGLEPCSLNELNQLETNLEQSLSRIRERKNLLFRQQIEKLKQECGMNPSPWSTSTEEETMEVETELFIGPPERRRIQNP from the exons ATGGAATCAACAAATGTTTATTATCTGGTTTTTCTTTTTCTGGGAATGTGCCTCTTTCCTTCTAGTTTTACCAAAAGAAGAAAGAGATTAGGTTCTTCACTTCCAACAAACCTTTGTCCGCTACTTTATATATTttccgtttttttttttttttttacaaatagagCTTCCAAAGGAGATTCTTTTAG GATAAAAGAGAATATGGTGAGAGGGAAAACACAGATGAAGAGAATAGAAAATGCAGCAAGCAGGCAAGTGACGTTTTCAAAGAGAAGAAATGGATTACTCAAAAAGGCTTTTGAGTTATCAGTGCTTTGTGATGCTGAAGTTGCACTTATTATCTTCTCTCCCAGAGGGAAACTCTATGAGTTTTCTAGTTCTAG CATGAGCAAAACCATAGAGCGGTATGAGAAGAGAGAGAAGGATAATATTGGAATCAACAACAAATTAGCTGCAGTAGACCAAAATACGCAG AATGTGAAGGAAGATGCTCAAAGCATGGCAAAGAAGATTGAATTACTCGAAATTTCTAAACA AAAACTATTGGGAAAAGGATTGGAGCCATGTTCTCTTAACGAGCTAAATCAGTTGGAAACCAATTTGGAACAAAGCTTAAGcaggataagggaaagaaag AATCTCTTATTTCGCCAGCAGATTGAGAAGCTAAAGCAAGAG TGTGGGATGAACCCATCACCATGGTCAACCAGCACAGAGGAGGAGACGATGGAGGTGGAGACAGAATTATTTATCGGACCACCGGAGAGAAGAAGGATCCAAAACCCTTAA
- the LOC108483606 gene encoding homeobox protein HD1 has protein sequence MQEPGGLGMMSSGGGSETIGGLSSGEVSVTGDQNRHLKAEIATHPLYEQLLAAHVSCLRVATPIDQLSLIDAQLAESHNILRSYASQQQGHSLSPHERQELDNFLAQYLIVLCTFKEQLQQHVRVHAVEAVMACREIENNLQALTGVTLGEGTGATMSDDEDELQMDFSMDQSGPEGHDLMGFGPLLPTESERSLMERVRQELKIELKQGFKSRIEDVREEILRKRRAGKLPGDTTAVLKNWWQQHSKWPYPTEDDKAKLVEETGLQLKQINNWFINQRKRNWHSNSQSVTSLKSKRKR, from the exons atgcaaGAACCAGGTGGGTTAGGTATGATGAGTAGTGGTGGTGGAAGTGAAACGATTGGAGGGTTAAGTAGCGGTGAAGTATCAGTTACCGGTGACCAGAACCGTCATCTCAAGGCGGAGATAGCTACACATCCACTTTATGAACAACTTTTAGCAGCTCATGTGTCTTGTCTTCGTGTTGCTACACCGATTGATCAGTTGTCTTTGATTGATGCACAGTTAGCGGAGTCGCATAACATTTTGAGATCCTATGCTTCACAACAACAAGGTCACTCTTTATCACCACATGAAAGACAAGAGCTTGATAACTTCTTG GCACAATATTTGATAGTGTTGTGTACTTTCAAAGAACAGCTTCAACAACATGTCAGAGTCCATGCCGTTGAAGCTGTCATGGCTTGCCGTGAAATTGAAAATAACTTACAAGCGCTTACTG GAGTAACCTTGGGTGAAGGCACAGGTGCAACAATGTCAGACGATGAGGATGAACTTCAAATGGACTTCTCCATGGATCAATCTGGGCCCGAAGGCCATGATTTAATGGGTTTTGGTCCCTTACTTCCCACAGAATCTGAAAGATCTTTAATGGAGAGGGTTCGTCAAGAGCTCAAGATTGAACTCAAACAG GGTTTCAAATCAAGAATTGAGGATGTGAGGGAGGAAATATTACGCAAAAGAAGGGCTGGAAAATTACCAGGTGACACCACTGCAGTGCTCAAGAACTGGTGGCAACAGCACTCAAAGTGGCCATACCCAACT GAAGATGACAAGGCCAAACTTGTGGAGGAAACTGGATTGCAACTAAAGCAAATCAACAACTGGTTCATCAACCAAAGGAAGCGCAATTGGCACAGCAATTCTCAGTCGGTCACCTCCTTGAAGTCCAAGCGGAAAAGGTAG
- the LOC108482317 gene encoding putative disease resistance protein RGA3, which translates to MEDLIDEFEIQALRRQVLEQGSIGRKVRHFFSGSNFLAIRFRMGNKIKKANEMLNEIAAKTANFHLTEKHETNVIHRERETYSFVQTSSVIGRDEAKQHLVNFLKNPADGEDIPVLPTVRIGGIGKTTLAKLMFNEESVKSHFELRIWVCVTEDFDIKQLMIKIIKSATGMNCKDMNKEELHKVLQDCLNGKRFFMVIDDVWIEDKKKWSELKDLLCGEAQGSRIIVTTRSRKVATITGTSLHTI; encoded by the coding sequence ATGGAAGATTTGATAGACGAGTTCGAGATCCAAGCGTTGAGGAGGCAAGTCCTGGAACAAGGAAGCATTGGAAGGAAGGTACGCCATTTCTTTTCTGGCTCAAACTTTTTGGCAATTCGCTTTAGGATGGGCAATAAGATAAAAAAGGCAAACGAGATGTTGAATGAGATTGCAGCTAAAACGGCCAACTTTCATCTCACTGAAAAACATGAAACTAATGTCATACATCGTGAGAGGGAAACCTACTCCTTTGTTCAGACATCTAGTGTCATCGGTCGAGATGAAGCTAAACAACACCTAGTTAACTTCTTAAAGAATCCAGCTGATGGGGAAGATATCCCTGTCCTTCCCACAGTTAGGATCGGAGGTATTGGGAAAACTACCCTGGCCAAATTGATGTTTAACGAGGAGAGTGTGAAGTCGCATTTTGAATTGAGAATCTGGGTGTGTGTTACAGAGGATTTTGACATCAAACAACTGATgataaaaatcattaaatctGCCACTGGTATGAACTGCAAGGACATGAATAAGGAGGAATTACATAAAGTTTTGCAAGATTGTTTGAATGGTAAAAGATTTTTTATGGTAATAGATGATGTCTGGATCGAGGACAAGAAGAAATGGAGTGAGCTGAAAGATTTGTTGTGTGGGGAAGCCCAAGGGAGTAGAATCATTGTCACAACTCGTAGCCGCAAAGTGGCTACAATCACAGGCACATCCCTCCATACGATTTAG
- the LOC108480603 gene encoding putative disease resistance protein RGA1, with translation MAESFAFEIAGKVLEKLGSAAYERISLAWGVREEFEKLKQTLAAIRAVVLDAEQQQARSLELSLWLQRFKDACYHVEDLIDEFEIQALRRLVLKRGSTGRKVRHFFSGSNPLAFRFRMGYKIKKANEMLNEISAEKAKFHLTEKHETNVIHRERETYSFVKTSSVIGRDEAKQHLLNFLKNPTDGEDIPVLPTVGIGGIGKTTLAQLVFNEESVKSHFELRIWVCVTEDFDIKQLMIKIIKSATGMNCKDMNKEELHKVLQDCLNGKRFFMVLDDVWNEDKKKWSELKDLLCGGAQGSRIIVTTRSRKVATITGTIPPYDLEHLSYENCLSLFLKLAFKEGEEKQHDNLVRIGEGIVQKCKGVALAVKTLGSLLCSTRVQHDWELVRDSQLWKLKQEENDILPALKLSYDHLPWYLKQCFAFCSVFPKDFEFNHLYLVSLWMANGFLQSPYENEDPEDIGNRYIQELLSRSFFQKVEDEIFFSTLKMHDLVHDLALSVAQNEVNSCNHYSTGNVRHLWFDLSKQDASQLPNNLGCLQSLFLLDEEDKADSDSLIAEVISRSKHLRVLDLSNCSFEQLPNNIRYLKQLRNLNVAYNGNIKRLPNSICNLQSLRTLGLDGCRGIEELPKDIRYLISLRELTVTTKQTRLQENGISCLTSLRRLILCECENLEKLFEDIQNLTALRELYIYECHNLVSLPQGLKYLPALENLSILNCEKLDLTMEELELEREEDGSLRKLFIGGVPKLESVPQWIIIGSTKTLQQLFISNLENVLTLPTWFQHLTSLQSLEILNCPKLLVLPEGMQQLTALKRLNIEGCPKLSKRCIEETGEDWPKIAHVPDFSCDEIDDE, from the coding sequence ATGGCTGAATCCTTTGCATTCGAGATCGCCGGAAAAGTATTGGAGAAACTAGGGAGTGCTGCCTATGAAAGAATTAGCTTGGCATGGGGTGTTCGAGAGGAGTTTGAAAAGCTTAAGCAGACCCTAGCTGCTATCAGAGCTGTGGTCCTGGATGCTGAACAACAACAGGCTCGTAGCCTGGAGCTCAGTCTTTGGCTACAAAGGTTCAAAGATGCTTGCTACCACGTGGAAGATTTGATAGACGAGTTCGAGATCCAAGCGTTGAGGAGGCTAGTCCTGAAACGGGGAAGCACTGGAAGGAAGGTACGCCATTTCTTTTCTGGCTCTAACCCTTTGGCATTTCGCTTTAGAATGGGCTATAAGATCAAAAAGGCAAACGAGATGTTGAATGAGATTTCAGCTGAAAAGGCCAAGTTTCATCTCACTGAAAAACATGAAACTAATGTCATACACCGTGAGAGGGAAACCTACTCCTTTGTTAAGACATCTAGTGTCATCGGTCGAGATGAAGCTAAACAACACCTACTTAACTTCTTAAAGAATCCAACTGATGGGGAAGATATCCCTGTCCTTCCCACAGTTGGGATCGGAGGTATTGGGAAAACTACCCTTGCCCAATTGGTGTTTAACGAGGAGAGTGTGAAGTCGCATTTTGAATTGAGAATCTGGGTGTGTGTTACAGAGGATTTTGACATCAAACAACTGATgataaaaatcattaaatctGCCACTGGTATGAACTGCAAGGACATGAATAAGGAGGAATTACATAAAGTTTTGCAAGATTGTTTGAATGGTAAAAGATTTTTTATGGTACTAGATGATGTCTGGAACGAGGACAAGAAGAAATGGAGTGAGCTGAAAGATCTGTTGTGTGGGGGAGCCCAAGGGAGTAGAATCATTGTCACAACTCGTAGCCGCAAAGTGGCTACAATCACAGGCACAATCCCTCCATACGATTTAGAGCATCTTTCTTATGAGAATTGTCTATCATTGTTTCTTAAACTTGCCTTTAAAGAAGGTGAAGAGAAACAACATGACAATCTTGTAAGAATCGGGGAAGGAATTGTTCAAAAATGCAAAGGGGTTGCTTTGGCCGTGAAGACTTTAGGCAGCCTACTCTGTTCAACTAGGGTACAACATGATTGGGAACTTGTGAGAGATAGTCAACTATGGAAATTGAAACAGGAGGAAAATGACATCTTGCCTGCTCTAAAACTAAGTTATGATCATTTGCCCTGGTATTTAAAGCAATGTTTTGCTTTTTGTTCAGTTTTTCCAAAAGATTTTGAATTCAATCATCTCTATTTGGTCTCCCTTTGGATGGCAAATGGCTTTTTGCAATCACCATACGAAAATGAAGATCCAGAAGATATTGGGAATCGGTATATACAAGAGTTACTATCAAGATCTTTCTTCCAAAAAGTTGAAGATGAGATTTTTTTTTCCACCTTGAAAATGCATGATTTAGTACATGATCTTGCATTATCAGTGGCGCAAAATGAGGTGAACTCATGTAACCATTATTCGACTGGGAATGTTCGACATTTATGGTTTGATCTATCGAAGCAGGATGCTTCCCAGTTGCCAAATAACTTGGGTTGTCTGCAATCACTTTTCTTATTAGATGAAGAAGACAAGGCTGATAGCGATTCTCTTATTGCAGAAGTCATCTCAAGGTCTAAACATTTGAGGGTGTTAGATTTGTCTAACTGCAGTTTTGAGCAATTGCCAAACAACATACGTTATTTAAAGCAGTTGAGAAATTTGAACGTAGCCTACAATGGAAATATAAAAAGACTTCCAAATTCCATTTGCAATTTGCAGAGTTTGCGAACACTTGGCCTTGATGGATGTAGGGGAATTGAAGAGTTACCAAAAGACATAAGGTACCTGATTAGCCTTAGAGAATTAACGGTAACAACAAAACAGACGCGTTTGCAAGAGAATGGAATATCGTGCCTAACTTCTCTTCGAAGGTTGATCCTTTGCGAATgcgaaaatttagaaaaattgttTGAAGACATTCAAAACCTAACAGCTCTCCGAGAATTGTACATATATGAATGCCACAACTTGGTTTCATTGCCACAAGGTTTAAAATACCTACCTGCATTagaaaatttgtcaattttaaattgtgaaaagctTGATCTCACTATGGAGGAGTTGGAACTTGAGAGGGAAGAAGATGGTAGCCTTCGAAAATTGTTTATCGGAGGAGTGCCAAAGTTGGAGTCAGTACCCCAATGGATTATTATAGGATCCACTAAAACATTGCAGCAGTTGTTCATCAGCAACTTGGAGAATGTCTTGACATTACCAACGTGGTTTCAACATCTTACATCGCTTCAAAgtcttgaaattttaaattgtccAAAGTTGTTGGTTCTGCCTGAAGGGATGCAACAGCTCACTGCACTCAAAAGATTAAATATTGAAGGGTGTCCAAAATTAAGCAAAAGATGCATTGAAGAAACAGGTGAAGACTGGCCTAAGATTGCTCATGTCCCTGACTTTTCTTGTGACGAAATAGATGACGAATAA